The following coding sequences are from one Nicotiana tomentosiformis chromosome 3, ASM39032v3, whole genome shotgun sequence window:
- the LOC104093205 gene encoding uncharacterized protein → MEKANKQVGGGSSSSSFTNDLFGPKETPKSSSSSSALFNSVFGPPSTGLRRDSVHTGVGGSSTMKNSGNYQYENAKYGTSDNGSQRSRGDISSKDKSCMYENEKTEPCYFSSSIYYGGQDVYSPTSQPGSQHIFKKDGKDDDQNGNNSNCASRGNWWQGSLYY, encoded by the exons ATGGAGAAGGCAAATAAGCAAGTGGGAGGtggttcttcttcttcatcctttACTAACGACCTTTTTGGTCCTAAGGAAACTCCTAAatcctcctcctcttcctctGCACTCTTTAACTCTGTCTTTGGCCCACCTTCCAcg GGACTTAGAAGGGATTCCGTTCACACTGGAGTAGGAGGTTCATCAACCATGAAAAATTCAGGGAATTACCAGTATGAAAATGCAAAATATGGAACTTCAG ATAATGGGTCTCAAAGAAGTAGAGGAGACATAAGTAGCAAGGACAAAAGTTGTATGTATGAGAATGAAAAAACAGAACCATGCTATTTCAGTTCATCCATCTATTATGGTGGCCAAGATGTTTATTCTCCAACTAGCCAACCTGGTTCCCAGCATATT ttcaagaaagatgggaaagatgATGATCAAAATGGAAACAATTCAAACTGTGCTTCACGAGGAAATTGGTGGCAGG GATCACTTTATTACTGA
- the LOC104093206 gene encoding uncharacterized protein: MTALMKYLCVVGFVVVLGIASFNTANGAGGECGRNSPDMEAMKLIPCAEAASDPNVSVSRSCCQQIQKLGQNPKCLCAVMLSNTAKDSGAKPEVAVTIPKRCNLANRPVGYKCGPYTLP, encoded by the exons ATGACAGCTCTAATGAAGTACTTGTGTGTTGTAGGATTTGTTGTGGTTTTGGGGATTGCTAGTTTCAATACAGCTAATGGAGCTGGTGGTGAATGCGGGAGAAATTCTCCAGATATGGAAGCTATGAAGCTGATACCTTGTGCAGAAGCAGCATCTGATCCAAATGTTTCTGTTTCCAGAAGCTGCTGCCAGCAGATACAGAAACTGGGACAGAATCCGAAATGTCTCTGTGCTGTTATGTTATCCAATACTGCTAAGGATTCTGGAGCCAAACCTGAAGTTGCCGTAACAATCCCTAAACGCTGCAACCTTGCCAATCGTCCCGTGGGCTACAAATGTGGAC CTTACACGTTGCCTTGA
- the LOC104105706 gene encoding rop guanine nucleotide exchange factor 5 gives MESIAEKKNGLSGSESLSDSVSKGSSSSTGSSRSSSDESKLGKDCCSSPAPLGWPILKVQMTKSSSKDAAQDVRNSTVSELDSKISELEMMKERFSKLLLGEDMSGSGKGVGTSLAISNSITNLCATIFGQLWRLEPLPLEKKSMWRREMEWLVAVSDYIVELIPSWQTFPDGTKLEVMTSRPRADLFINLPALQKLDNMLIEILDSFTNTEFWYVDQGIIAAEDDGSASFRKAIQRQEDKWWLPVPRVPHGGLLEDTRKQLNHKRECANQILKAAMSINSITLAEMEVPESYLDALPKNGRACLGDVIYRYITSEHFSSECLLDCLDLSTEHVALEIANRVEASIYVWRKRHHPRPPTNPNRSTAKSSWEMVRYLVVDGDKRESLAERAENLLLCLKQRVPGLSQTTLDASKIQYNKDVGKSILESYSRVLESLAFNIVARIDDLLYVDDLTRQSDKLSSVPTVSVIAHKKVSIPYSVPVSGTPYRTSSATPNFSPLPLISPARGERTPFLSSNNNKLARRGFGVKRVLSNYLGCEAKSKNCGNPLEAFASISNRSSEVNRNNSEGSELCKEPSSLQAGNCLRSIDR, from the exons ATGGAAAGTATAGCTGAAAAAAAGAACGGGTTAAGTGGGTCAGAGTCATTGAGTGACTCGGTGTCGAAAGGGAGTAGTAGTAGTACGGGTTCGAGTCGATCCAGTTCTGATGAGAGCAAGCTCGGAAAGGACTGTTGTTCTTCACCGGCTCCTTTGGGTTGGCCTATTCTCAAGGTCCAAATGACCAAGTCTTCCTCTAAAGATGCAGCTCAAGATGTGCGTAATTCCACCGTCAGTGAGCTTGATTCAAAAATTTCAG AATTGGAGATGATGAAAGAGAGATTTTCAAAATTGTTGCTTGGTGAAGACATGTCTGGTAGTGGGAAAGGAGTTGGCACATCATTGGCCATTTCAAATTCCATAACCAACCTATGTG CTACTATATTTGGACAATTGTGGAGACTAGAACCTCTGCCTCTGGAAAAGAAATCAATGTGGCGAAGAGAGATGGAGTGGCTTGTTGCTGTTAGCGATTACATTGTTGAATTAATACCATCCTGGCAAACTTTTCCTGATGGAACTAAGCTTGAG GTCATGACCAGTAGACCAAGAGCGGACCTTTTTATTAATCTTCCAGCTCTTCAGAAACTTGACAACATGCTCATT GAAATATTAGATAGTTTCACCAATACGGAGTTTTGGTATGTGGATCAAGGGATAATAGCAGCAGAGGATGATGGTTCAGCCTCTTTTCGGAAAGCTATCCAGCGCCAAGAAGACAAGTGGTGGCTGCCTGTCCCGAGGGTGCCTCATGGTGGTCTACTTGAAGACACAAGGAAGCAGTTAAATCACAAACGTGAATGTGCTAATCAAATACTGAAAGCTGCCATGTCAATAAATAGCATTACATTAGCTGAGATGGAAGTTCCTGAATCATATTTGGATGCTCTTCCAAAG AATGGAAGAGCGTGTCTAGGGGATGTCATCTACCGCTACATCACTTCAGAGCATTTCTCTTCAGAGTGCTTGTTAGATTGCCTTGATCTTTCAACTGAACATGTTGCTTTAGAGATAGCAAACCGCGTGGAGGCTTCAATCTATGTGTGGCGCAAAAGACATCATCCTAGACCTCCAACTAATCCAAATCGTTCTACGGCAAAATCATCTTGGGAGATGGTAAGGTATCTTGTGGTTGATGGAGACAAGAGAGAGTCGCTTGCTGAGAGAGCTGAAAATCTACTGCTTTGCCTGAAGCAGCGAGTCCCTGGCCTAAGCCAGACCACCTTAGATGCCAGCAAGATTCAATACAACAAG GATGTAGGGAAGTCTATTCTAGAGAGCTACTCAAGAGTCCTTGAGAGTCTGGCTTTCAATATTGTGGCACGGATCGATGATCTACTATATGTAGATGACTTAACTAGGCAATCTGATAAGCTGTCATCTGTTCCTACGGTCAGTGTAATTGCCCACAAAAAGGTGTCCATCCCATATTCAGTGCCTGTCTCAGGCACCCCATATAGAACATCTTCGGCGACACCAAACTTTTCACCTTTGCCTCTGATAAGCCCTGCAAGAGGAGAGAGAACTCCATTTCTCAGTTCAAATAACAATAAGTTGGCTCGACGTGGCTTTGGAGTGAAGAGAGTCTTGTCAAATTATCTTGGCTGTGAAGCAAAGTCTAAGAATTGTGGAAATCCTTTGGAGGCCTTTGCTTCAATTTCTAACAGGAGTTCTGAGGTGAATAGAAACAACAGTGAAGGTTCAGAGCTATGCAAGGAACCATCTTCCCTCCAAGCTGGAAATTGTCTACGATCAATAGACCGCTGA
- the LOC104113405 gene encoding uncharacterized protein, which produces MCEGAVPKLGTTIHITALDGIINVNSLFTLAVFIGLAWNPHDQNNSLATDTNCFAKPKVAEDLVAFHVYSFSCFLFSSLIALCLKQAIRLAKSAHHFPTIYSLDLAQINKNALRVGYLVSATGSVCGSVFLMLALINVVQIKLGILGCGSKHTYGAVIPLVIFVPLGLLINVCTVFYAFTR; this is translated from the coding sequence ATGTGCGAGGGAGCTGTCCCAAAACTGGGCACCACAATTCACATTACAGCCCTAGACGGCATCATCAACGTCAACTCGCTTTTCACACTAGCAGTATTCATCGGACTAGCTTGGAATCCCCACGATCAGAACAACAGCCTCGCCACTGACACCAACTGTTTTGCGAAGCCCAAGGTTGCCGAGGATCTCGTCGCCTTCCACGTCTATTCCTTCAGCTGTTTCCTCTTTTCTAGCCTCATTGCTTTGTGCCTTAAGCAAGCTATTCGCCTTGCTAAATCTGCCCACCATTTCCCCACCATCTATTCGCTTGACTTGGCCCAAATTAACAAGAACGCGCTTCGGGTCGGGTACCTTGTTTCTGCTACCGGTTCTGTTTGCGGGTCGGTGTTTTTGATGCTTGCTTTGATCAATGTGGTTCAGATCAAGCTTGGGATTTTGGGATGTGGGAGCAAACACACCTATGGAGCTGTTATTCCACTTGTGATTTTTGTTCCCTTAGGGCTCCTTATTAATGTTTGTACTGTTTTTTATGCTTTCACTCgttaa